TATGTTTCAAAAACACATTCATTTTATAAAGTTTTAGCTCAAATTCATTGTCTAATAAAAAATTGTTATTTTTAGATATCATATAGGCGTGCAAAAAGAGCTCTGCTACCACACGCTGGTAATTGGTTGATGTTTCATAGCTCGTTCCATCTACATTAATTTGTGTATTAATTTCTTTCATAAGCTCTTTTTGTGCAAAATAAATCCATTTTTCAGAGAATTTATTACCTCTAAAATATACTCCAATGTATAATAGTCCAACTAGATTTGCAACGTAATGGTTATTTCTTAAATGATTGTAATTTTCTAAGTTATTTCTAATAAACTTACCATGCAAATAAACCAGCTCATTTAGAAACATATGGAAACTCGAATCGTTTTTTATTTCTTCTTTGAAGTGATGGTATGCAAATATTATATTAATAGCTCTTACTCCTACTTCCATTGTATTAGTCCAGTTTACCGAATGATTATAGGGGTTTTGTTCATTCCAAGATATTAATTGATTTTTAAATTCATTGTAGTATTTTTTATCATTAGTTATCCAGAAAGCTTTTCCTAAGGTAAATAATTGATTGAATCTTGATAGCTCCCATGGTACTTTAACATCTGCAGAATTTTTAAAATCTATTATCTTAATATCTTTATAGAATTTATTTTCCCAAAAGTAATTTGTTTTGAAGTCTTTGTTCCATTGTATTTCTTTCCCTAAATCTCTAAGACCGGATCCTAAAAGATCAAATTTATGCTCTAAAATTAAATTTGCTTCATTTATAACCTTATCTTTTTTGTGAATATTTTGATCATAATAATCTAATATTTTGTTTTTATTATTATAATCAAAGTAAAAATTCATTTTGGAATTAAAATTTCTCAACTTTTTGCTATTATATAAATTTGGGTTTTTCGAAATAATATATTTATTAATATAATACTTTCTTTTTATAGATAATCTTTTTAACACTTTAATAAGTATTTGATTAATCGAATGAGTCTTCAATATTTTTAGTTGTTTTTTCACTATACTCAATCCTTAGTCATATCGTTTTTTATAATTAATAGTTATATTTTAAAGTCTCCAGTAACTATAGCCACTATCCTCAAAAGTTGTTTTATTAAAAATACTTTTAACATCTATAATTATTTTGGATTTGTTAAGATGGTCCTTTCTAAATAAACTATCAATTTGATCAATGTTCATGACTTTAAATTGAGTATGTGCTGTAGAGAAAATCAAACAATCTGCATTTTTTACATTTTCCATTGACTGTAATGTTAAATTGTATTCTTCTTTTACTTGTTTTGGATCAGCATATGGGTCTACTATTACAGGATCAATTCCATACTCTTTTAAATTCTCAATAATATCTAAAACTTTAGAATTCCGAGTGTCAGGACAATTTTCTTTGAATGTCAACCCCATAATAATCACTTTAGCCTTTTTAACAATTTTATTTGTATGAATTAATTTCTTAATCACGGCATCTGCTACAAATTTGCCCATTCCATTATTAATTTTCCTTCCAGATAGTATAATCTGCGAATGATAACCTAGTTTCTCTGCTTCATAAATAAAATAATAAGGGTCTACACCTATACAATGCCCTCCAACTAATCCTGGATAAAATTTTAGAGCATTCCACTTAGTGTTCATCGCTTCAATTACTTCTTGTGTATCAATTCCCATACGCTCAAACACCATTGCAAGTTCATTCATAAATGCAATATTTATATCCCTTTGACTATTCTCTACCACTTTAGCTGCTTCAGCTACTTTAATAGAATTAGCTCGGTGAACTCCAGCCTCAACAACTAATTCATATATTTTAGCAATTTCATCTAACGACTGTTGATCAATACCTGAAACAATTTTTATTATATTCTCTAATCTATGAATTTTATCTCCAGGATTAATACGTTCAGGAGAGTAACCAACTTTAAAATCTATCCCACATTTTAAGCCTGACTCTTTTTCTAAAATTGGAATACAAATATCTTCTGTTACTCCTGGATATACAGTAGATTCATATACCACGACAGATCCATTTGTAAGGTTCTTCCCAATCATACTACTAACTTTTTCAATAGGCGTTAAATCAGGTGTTTTATCCGCATTTATTGGAGTGGGCACAGCTACTACATGAAATTTGGCATCTCGAATTTTACTTGGATCTGAAGTAAATTCCACAGAGGTATTTTTAATAATTTCGTTGCCGATTTCGTTAGTCGGGTCTATACCATCTTTATACTGTTGGATTTTCTCTTTGTTTAAATCAAAACCAATTACATTTACTTTCTTTGCGAATGCAACTGCAATAGGCATACCTACATACCCCAAACCTATTACGGCTATTTTTTCTTCTTTATTAACTAGTTTTTCGTACAGACTCACTAGACTTTTCCTCACTTTCATCAATTTCTTCAATAATCTCAATTACTTTATCTGTTAATTTACTGAAATCAAATTTATGAGCAATTTTTCGAGCGTTTTCACCCATTTTTTTATTTTCAATTTCCTTGTTACTTGCAATTAATATAGCCTTAGCAATCTCTTGTGCATTTTGCTCCGGAGCACTAATTCCACAGTTATATTTTTCGCAAACACTGTATCCAGTAGAATATGTTTGTACAATACATTTTCCAGCGGCTAAATACTCAAAAAATTTGTTTTGACTTTGCCCGTATTTATCTAGTGAAGTACTTGAGTTGTGAAGAATATTAATATATGATTTTTTAAGTATAGATGGCACATATTTCTTTTCTACTCTTCCTTTAAAGATTACGTTATTAATACCTTCCTCTGCACAACGTCTTTTAAGAGCTTCACTTTCATCTCCAGAACCATATATTAAAAACCTAATTTCATTATGACCTTGTTTTTGAATTAAATTGGCAGCTTCGACTAGCATACCAAGGTTGTTAACTTTTCTTATTGAGCCGGCATAAACAATATTTTTATATTCTTTATTATCTAAATCTGAATCAATTATTTTAAATTCAGTACTGTTTTTATCAAACGAACTAATAACAACTCCATTACTAATATGATTCACTTTTTTTAAATCTATTTCTTTGTCCCATTTCTGATCTTGAATATACTCTTTACCTCCCTCCCATGTCATAATAATTGAGTGGGCGTTCTTATAGATCCACTTTTCTCCCTGATATAATATTTTTGTAACTAAACTCTTTCTTTTTAAAGCCCCATAAGCTACAATACTTTCCGGCCAGAGATCTCTAACTTCACAAATACAAGGTACTCCTAACTCTTTAGCCATTTTTATTCCTGCAACAAGAGTTAGAGGGTGAACACTTGAAGCTAGAATAACATCAGGTTTACCATTCTTATTTGCATACTCTCTAGCAACTTTTATAACATTTTTATAAAAATAAATCATATTTTTAATACGCTGTTTCCCATTATTGCGATAGCTGGGGGTTTTTACAAAAACAAAAGGAATTTTGTTCATATGATGTTCAACGAATATTTTTTTTCCTGTCTCTATATTTTCTTCCGAATTGTGTATTGTGGAAGCACAAAATATAGTAGGATTATATCCTCTTTTAATTAAATTTTCCGCAAACCAGTAATGTCTACCAGCCTGATCTTTAAACATATTTGAGGCATAATGATTCCATATCCAAATATTCTTTTTCATTATCTAACTCTCCTAACAGGAACACCTACATATATTCCAGAAGTAGCTATATTATCGATAACCACTGCACCGGCGCCAATTTTAACTTCATTACAAATAACCACAGAATTCTTAATTGAACTGCCAATACCTATCCAAGACCCTTCTCCAATAGTCACTGCCCCAGCCAAATGAACCCCCGGAGATATATGTACAAAATCACCTATACAATTATCATGATCAATCGTCGCACCAGTATTAACAATACAACCTCTACCAATTCTCGTTGAACAATTCACAATTGTACCAGCCATCAAAACTGTTCCATGTTTAATTGTTACTTCTTTCCCAACAATCGCACTGGGGTGTCTAAGTACTGGTATACTTGCACCTAAACTCTCTAACTTCTCATAAACTTTTTTTCTAATAGCATTGTCACCAATACCTACAAAAAAATCATGATCATTTATAAACCTTTCAATATCCTCAGAAGATCCTATTACATTCAGACCTAAAGAAGAAGTGACCGCAGGATTATCATCAAGAAAAGCAACTGATTCCCATTCGTTCATCTCAAGCGCTATATCTGCAACTACTTTTCCATGTCCACTGGCACCAATAATCAGTAATTTATTTTTCATAACTTACTGTTTCCTTTTTGGATCCTTTAAATGGCTCCATAGTCGCAGCCGTTTCAGAGTTGATCCCTTCCCTTACAAATACCTTTTTCAAAGTCAAAAAGATCAGTTTCCAATCTCCTGTCAAACTCACATTTTCAACATAGTTAACATCCAACTCAAATTTCTGTTCCCAGCTAATCGCGTTTCGTCCACTTACCTGAGCAAGCCCCGACAAGCCAGGCCTTACTTCATGACGTTTTCGTTGATGAATACTATATAAAGGAAGGTACTGAACAAGTAAAGGTCGTGGTCCAATAATAGACATGTCACCTTTAAGGATGTTAAAGAGCTCCGGTAACTCATCAAGTGAAGTAGATCTTAAAAACTGTCCAAACTTTGTCAGCCTCAGGTGATCAGGAAGCAAATCTCCGTTCTCATCCCGCTCATCCGTCATCGTCCGAAACTTATACATCTTAAAAATCTCTTCATTCATCCCGGGCCGCTCCTGCGTAAACAATACTGGACTCCCTAGCTTCTTTTTTACAAGAACAGCAGTTACAACAAATACAGGACTCAACACGATAATTGCTGCAGATGAACAAGTAACATCAATGACTCTTTTAAAATAACGCTCATACAAACCTTTTTTTCTCACTACTCTCACCACAACTCTTTAATTTTCTCCACTACATAAGCTAACTCTTCATCACTCATCTTCGTATCACTTGGTAAACATACACCATGCTCAAATAACCTTTCAGAAACATCCGTACCAATAAAATCATACCCTTCAAAATAAGGCTGCAAATGCATCGGTTTCCATACAGGTCTAGATTCAATGTTCCACTCATCCAAATGCTCAATTAAGCGCTCAGCAGTAATCACTGGATGATCTAATGTAATCGCGCTTAACCAATAATTCGGCTCATCCCACTCATTCTCAGGCATAAACGAAATGCCCTCGAGTCCGTTAAGCTCTCTCTTATATGTTTCATAGATCTTACGCTTCTTCTCTACACGCTGATCCAATACCATTAGCTGACCACGGCCAATGCCCGCAGAAATATTACTCATACGGTAGTTATAACCTAGCTCGCTATGCTGGTAGTGTCTTGCCTGATCACGGGACTGCATTGACCAGAATCTCGCTTTAGCGATTCGGCTGTCCTGGTTGGAAACCAGCATACCTCCACCTGAAGTCGTAATAATCTTATTGCCATTAAACGAATAAATACCAAAGTCTCCAAAAGTTCCTGTCATTTGTCCTTTATAATAGCTACCTAGCGATTCAGCAGCATCCTCAATCAAAGCTACGTTGTATTTGTCACAGAGCGCAGTAATTCGATCCATATCTGCTGAAAGCCCATATAGATGCACTAATACAACTGCCTTTACATCTGGATACTTTTTAAATGCGGCTTCTAATGCAGCAGGGCACATATTCCATGTCCTTTCATCACTATCAATAAAAACAGGTTTTGCATTTTGATAAATAATCGGATTAGCTGTTGCTGAGAACGTAAGCGTCGAACAAAACACAATGTCATTCACACCTACACCAGCAGCTTTCAATGCGAGATGAATAGCGGCTGTTCCAGATGACAATGCAGCTGCGGCTTTGATATTTACTTTTCTGGCAAGCTCTTTTTCAAACTCATCCACATTTTTCCCTAGAGGTGCAATCCAGTTTGTTTCAAACGCTTCCTGGACAAACTGCTGCTCATACCCCTCTTTACTCATATGTGGAGAAGAAAGCAATATCCTTTGAGCCACTTTACTTTTCGTTTTCTCCATTGTCATCATCCTTCCTGATGTAAGATCTGTCTGAATTAGTTGAACCTATATATCTTCAAGATTATTTTCTTCTATAATATAAATAGCTGACCAAAAGGAACGACACGTGAAAGCGCTACCGTTCCCTCTATCAGCTATTTAAAAACAAAATATGCGGGCATTCAACCCACCCTCACACCACCAGCCTGACAACCCACGTGTCTAAGGAACCAAATCCCACCTGGTGACCGAGTGCCTCCCCTGATACTGGAATAGGAGACATGTCCAAATTTCGCATTTAACTACTCTTAATCTTCAACCGCTCCACATTCTTCCGATTCGCAACCCCAATCAAAATCTCCTTCAGCTGCTCCTCATCCGAACGCTGAATCTCTCTCAGTAAAAGCTCCATTTCAACATTTGAAACCGGAACCGCTTTACCAATAAAGATCTTCTCAAATACCTGCTTATCCTGCACTTCATCTTCATTCAACAATTCTTCGTACAACTTTTCACCAGGACGCATCCCGGCGAACTTGATCGGAATCTCTTCTTCTGTATAACCGGATAACCGGATCAGGTTCTTCGCCAGATCCACAATCTTCACCGGTTCTCCCATATCAAGCACAAATACTTCTCCACCGCGTGCGAGTGTACCCGCCTGAATGACAAGTCGTGATGCTTCAGGTATTGTCATAAAATAACGCGTCATTCTTGGATCCGTTACTGTGACAGGACCACCTGCAGCAATTTGTCTCTTAAATAACGGAATCACACTGCCGCGTGAGCCTAATACATTTCCAAACCGAACCGCTGCAAAGACTGTATCACTCTCTTCAGCCAGGTTCTGAATAATCATTTCAGCAAAGCGCTTCGTTGCCCCCATCACGTTAGGAGGGTTCACTGCTTTATCAGTAGAGACAAGTACAAAGTGTCCCACTCCAGCTTCATGAGCAGCAGTTGCAACATTTTTAGTTCCAAAAATATTGTTTTTAACCGCTTCAAATGGATTTGCTTCCATTAATGGTACGTGCTTATGTGCCGCTGCATGATAGACAACGTCCGGCTTATGTTCCTTCATGACTTCAAGGATGCGGTCGCCGTCCTGGACATCTGCAATCGTTGGCACAATATCAATCTGATCAGCGAATTGACTGCGCAGTTCCATGTCTATCTTATAGATAGAATTTTCACCATGACCAAGTAAGATCAGCTTAGCTGGAGAGAATCTGCAAACCTGACGTGAGATTTCTGACCCGATCGAACCGCCTGCACCGGTTACTAAGATCGTTTTACCTGTCAGGTCTTCAGAGATCTTCTGCATATCCAGTTCAACTGGATCACGGCCGAGTAGGTCCTCTACCTGTACTTCACGGATGGCATTTACTTCGATTCGGCCTGATGCCAGATCACCAAATAGTGGCAAGATTTTTGTTTCTGCATTTGTTTTAGCACATTCTGCAAAGATCCGTTTAATACCGGCTCTGTCCAGTGAAGGGATTGCAATGATAATATGTTCAATCTGCTGCCCTTCTACTACCTCTTCAATTCGTTCAACCCCGCCGTATACAGGAACCCCATGGATTTCAAGATGATGCTTTGTTCTGTCATCATCAATAAACCCAACCGGTTGAAGTTCCGAATTCTGATTTTGATTCAGTTCTCTTAAAATTAACGAACCGGCAGCACCCGCTCCAACGATCAGCGTGCGCTTACGGTTCTTAACCGGACGGAAGTATGTATCCCGGTACATACGCCAGCTGAATCTGACTCCGCCTAGTAATAGGATATGTAGCATCCATGTGATTAAGAGTGTTCTTGTGTATAGTGAGCTTGAGAAAATCAGTTGATAAACTACAACAACTAGTACCGAAAGCGTAACAGCCTTCACAAGTCCCATTAGCTCATTCAAACTTGAGTACTGCCATACTCTTTTATATAAGCCAAATACATGAGCGAAGATATGGTGCGTGATTAATAAGAGAATTGAACTGGTCACCAGTACATTCACATTTTGATCGCTGCCGATTCCATATAGGTCACCAAAAGGTAAGAAGAAATAATAGCTGATAAAAATCGATAGAATTACAATGGATGAATCGATACCCATTAACCCCGCAAGTCTCTTCTGATAACTCATGCTGCCACCTCCGTAAAAAAACTGTTACACTCATGCAACAGATAAGGGATTTTCCCAATTAAAATATGAATATTGTTCTATTTAATGTGACCAATCATTGAATAAATACAACTTTTTACGTCATGATTTGTTGATTTAACGTTCATTTCTTGTAACATTCTATCATAATGTCTAGAAGTTGGATAGACAAACTTAAAAATTTTATGTATATTTTGGTTTTTATTTTGTAAATGTGGGAAAACAGTGTAATGATTAATTATTGTGAAAGCAAAACAAAAGACTTAGCTATTATCCACAATTGTAGGAATAAAGAAACTA
This region of Jeotgalibacillus malaysiensis genomic DNA includes:
- a CDS encoding UDP-N-acetyl-D-galactosamine dehydrogenase; the encoded protein is MKVRKSLVSLYEKLVNKEEKIAVIGLGYVGMPIAVAFAKKVNVIGFDLNKEKIQQYKDGIDPTNEIGNEIIKNTSVEFTSDPSKIRDAKFHVVAVPTPINADKTPDLTPIEKVSSMIGKNLTNGSVVVYESTVYPGVTEDICIPILEKESGLKCGIDFKVGYSPERINPGDKIHRLENIIKIVSGIDQQSLDEIAKIYELVVEAGVHRANSIKVAEAAKVVENSQRDINIAFMNELAMVFERMGIDTQEVIEAMNTKWNALKFYPGLVGGHCIGVDPYYFIYEAEKLGYHSQIILSGRKINNGMGKFVADAVIKKLIHTNKIVKKAKVIIMGLTFKENCPDTRNSKVLDIIENLKEYGIDPVIVDPYADPKQVKEEYNLTLQSMENVKNADCLIFSTAHTQFKVMNIDQIDSLFRKDHLNKSKIIIDVKSIFNKTTFEDSGYSYWRL
- a CDS encoding acetyltransferase, producing MKNKLLIIGASGHGKVVADIALEMNEWESVAFLDDNPAVTSSLGLNVIGSSEDIERFINDHDFFVGIGDNAIRKKVYEKLESLGASIPVLRHPSAIVGKEVTIKHGTVLMAGTIVNCSTRIGRGCIVNTGATIDHDNCIGDFVHISPGVHLAGAVTIGEGSWIGIGSSIKNSVVICNEVKIGAGAVVIDNIATSGIYVGVPVRRVR
- a CDS encoding UDP-galactose phosphate transferase, with translation MRKKGLYERYFKRVIDVTCSSAAIIVLSPVFVVTAVLVKKKLGSPVLFTQERPGMNEEIFKMYKFRTMTDERDENGDLLPDHLRLTKFGQFLRSTSLDELPELFNILKGDMSIIGPRPLLVQYLPLYSIHQRKRHEVRPGLSGLAQVSGRNAISWEQKFELDVNYVENVSLTGDWKLIFLTLKKVFVREGINSETAATMEPFKGSKKETVSYEK
- a CDS encoding aminotransferase DegT — protein: MEKTKSKVAQRILLSSPHMSKEGYEQQFVQEAFETNWIAPLGKNVDEFEKELARKVNIKAAAALSSGTAAIHLALKAAGVGVNDIVFCSTLTFSATANPIIYQNAKPVFIDSDERTWNMCPAALEAAFKKYPDVKAVVLVHLYGLSADMDRITALCDKYNVALIEDAAESLGSYYKGQMTGTFGDFGIYSFNGNKIITTSGGGMLVSNQDSRIAKARFWSMQSRDQARHYQHSELGYNYRMSNISAGIGRGQLMVLDQRVEKKRKIYETYKRELNGLEGISFMPENEWDEPNYWLSAITLDHPVITAERLIEHLDEWNIESRPVWKPMHLQPYFEGYDFIGTDVSERLFEHGVCLPSDTKMSDEELAYVVEKIKELW
- a CDS encoding UDP-N-acetylglucosamine 4,6-dehydratase; translation: MSYQKRLAGLMGIDSSIVILSIFISYYFFLPFGDLYGIGSDQNVNVLVTSSILLLITHHIFAHVFGLYKRVWQYSSLNELMGLVKAVTLSVLVVVVYQLIFSSSLYTRTLLITWMLHILLLGGVRFSWRMYRDTYFRPVKNRKRTLIVGAGAAGSLILRELNQNQNSELQPVGFIDDDRTKHHLEIHGVPVYGGVERIEEVVEGQQIEHIIIAIPSLDRAGIKRIFAECAKTNAETKILPLFGDLASGRIEVNAIREVQVEDLLGRDPVELDMQKISEDLTGKTILVTGAGGSIGSEISRQVCRFSPAKLILLGHGENSIYKIDMELRSQFADQIDIVPTIADVQDGDRILEVMKEHKPDVVYHAAAHKHVPLMEANPFEAVKNNIFGTKNVATAAHEAGVGHFVLVSTDKAVNPPNVMGATKRFAEMIIQNLAEESDTVFAAVRFGNVLGSRGSVIPLFKRQIAAGGPVTVTDPRMTRYFMTIPEASRLVIQAGTLARGGEVFVLDMGEPVKIVDLAKNLIRLSGYTEEEIPIKFAGMRPGEKLYEELLNEDEVQDKQVFEKIFIGKAVPVSNVEMELLLREIQRSDEEQLKEILIGVANRKNVERLKIKSS